Below is a genomic region from Patagioenas fasciata isolate bPatFas1 chromosome 5, bPatFas1.hap1, whole genome shotgun sequence.
GATTCAGAATGTAATGTATGAACAATATGACTTTGAAATTGAGATCACTAGCAAATTTTCCAGGTACCTAGAAGACTCCCTGAATATTAGCATCTCAATTAAGTAGAATCACAACTTTCATTTAACAATGCTcattcttctttccttctccatctccctttcatctcttcttccccctttttattctcttccttttcttccttctctcttttactTTTGTTACATGCATGGCTCTCCATCAACGTTTCACCCCTTGGTAGTTAGTGTTACAAACCCTTCACTGACACAGTTTCGCCTCTGCTAGACAGACAGAGCCACTCATCACTGTTCTTCACCTGTTCTTTctctcaaaacaacacaaacaacaaaGGCCTTTCAAAATAGGTCCCCAAGTTTCTGACTACCTCTTCAGGTAGGACTGTAGCATTGGCACCCACTGGACTACAGAGTTCTCTCAGAGAACGTTTTGTTTAAAGAACTATTGTAGCTCCCAGTGCATTTTCTCTTCAGGCTGCTAGTGgcatttatttagaaaaaacGGTCTCAAGGGTACTCACGATGCAGAGCCTTTAAGAAAGAGCACTGCTTTTTCACAGCCAAGTGACTTGAACCTATTTTGGCAAGCAGAATCAGAGAGGGAACCCAAGTCTCGTGTTACCAACTCACAGCCGCCTGTAACTGTCCCTACCTTACTCTCTGCCAAGCCTGTAAATCAGCCAAAACATAAGCAGACTTCAAAAGTCCCTCGCGTTTATTATGCTGCATCAGAACTCTGAAAGCATGTTAGCTTTGGACAGAAATCTGGTCATTTGGAACAAGGTAAGGAACCTGCCTGTTCTGGGGTACTGAGTCTTAGTGTAGTAAAGGCTCCCATTAGTCTGGGACAATACAGACATGTCCAGCAGGTACTTATAGCTGCCTGGACCATTCCACATCCTGGCAGAATGGAAATCCAGTTCATCTCTCCTGGGCATCAGATACTGGAACCCAGCAAGAGCCAGGTTTCCAAGCCCACCAGCTTATCATACCCTCCTTGCTGGGGCCATAGGAGCAGTCACTCCCAAGAAGGTGCAGAGCCAATAATGGCATTGagtgtttctttttccccccactcAAAGCAGCTTCAGACAAAGCAGAAGAATTTCTTCCAGCGGCACTTGGAGAGAGTTTTGATGCCTTTGGCAGTCATCTTCTTTTCCTGCCGTGCTTTGTGCTCAACACCACTGACAATGGCCATGTCAAAAACTTCTTTGAGGTTCTTCTGGGTCAGGGCTGAGCATTCCAGGTAGGCTTCAGCCCGGATTTTGTCAGCTAGACCTTCTGCCTGGGGCCGGGGCACGGGCTTCACATGGTAGCGATCCAGGCTGATAAGGACATTGACATCGTCCCGCAAGTCTGCCTGtgtccccaccagcagcaccggTGCCCGGGGGTTGTGAGTTCGTATCTCAGGGATCCATTTCTCAGTAATGTTTTGGAAGGAGCTTGGGTTTACCACACTGAAGCAGACAAGGAAGACGTCGGTGTCAGGGTAACAAAGTGAGCGCAAGCAGTCAAAGTCCTCCTGTAGAAAATGGAGGGAGGgggtaaaaaaagcaaaaaattctTCACTAGACTGATCTCCTGGCAGCATAGTGCTGCAGTGGCTTTTTCACATGTTAACTGAGACAGCAACATCCTCAGAGGCAGGGTATGGTGCTGACTTTGTGGCAATGCTACAGTTCCAGCATAAGTCTCAGAGCTGAAGAAGTCTGTCATACCCCTGTCTGTGACTGCCACACCAGCAAACAGCTGGACTAGGGCATTTCCTTCCTTCCCAGTTAAACACTGTATTCTTCAAAAGCCTGCACACAGACCGGGTCACATAGGACCAGAACTGACAGCTGTTTTGATAGAGC
It encodes:
- the RHOV gene encoding rho-related GTP-binding protein RhoV, with the protein product MPPQELLDYSPALRRHSPARGSGPELGIKCVLVGDGAVGKTSLVVSYTTNGYPDEYQPTALDTFSVQVLVDGAPVRIQLWDTAGQEDFDCLRSLCYPDTDVFLVCFSVVNPSSFQNITEKWIPEIRTHNPRAPVLLVGTQADLRDDVNVLISLDRYHVKPVPRPQAEGLADKIRAEAYLECSALTQKNLKEVFDMAIVSGVEHKARQEKKMTAKGIKTLSKCRWKKFFCFV